DNA from Pelobacter propionicus DSM 2379:
ATCGGCCTCGGCGGAACTGGCCACGGCGGTGATGTTCTCGCCGTTCAGGCGCGAAGCCAGCAGGGTCTGCAGAGTCGCTTTCAGTTCATCTTTGTTCTGGACCCCCACCACGTTCATGTCGGAAACAAACACCCGCAGCGGCTGGGCCGCGAATACGGACAGGGTGAAACAGAGTGAAAGTAAAAGGCTGATCGCCAGGGTGAATCTTCTCATGGTGCCTCCGAGTCTTGATGTCAACTTGCGGAGTATCGCAAAACTGCCTGTTAAAGTCAAAAAAAAAGGGCGGGATTGCTCCCGCCCTTCAGGTTGTACTGGTACAGATGATACTAGAAGGCGTAGTTCAGCGCCAGACGGGCGGTGAAGGGGTTGGCGGGATCACGGCCGTTGTCCATGTCGCTGTAATAGCCGCCCAGGATCACATAGGCGCCCTGAACGCTGGCGGTCAGGTTGTCGTACAGTTTGTAGCCGGTCTCAAGATTGATCTCGGTACCTATGAAGTTGTTACCATGGGTCTTCAGGTTCGTCATCTGGGAGTTGTTGCTGGAAACCCAGGCAGCGCCCACGTTGGTCTTGGCGTACCATTTAGGGTTGATGGTGGCGTCATAGCCGATGGTTGCCAGGATCACGCCCTGGTCCAGGTTGCCGGCGCCCTGTACCAGGTGGTAGTCGGTGGTGGTGCCGCCGGTGCTGGTGTTGCGGTTCAACAGCATCATGCCCGACTCGTTGTAGGAGTTGGTCATGTTCGTATTGCCGTTGGTGCCGTTGTTGGCGCCATTAGGGGACTGGTTGACAGCCTGCCAGGCGGTGTTGGTGTTGTTATCGCCGTCGTCGCCGGTTGTGTAGAGGGCGGCAACTTTCAGGGTACCCGGACCCACCGGGTGCTTGGCAGCCAGATTGAAGGCCAGGGCGGAAATGGAGACATCACTGTTCTTTACTTCACCCTGCTGCATGGCGGCGAAGCCGCTCAGGGCCAGTTTGTTGATCTTGGCGTCGAAGTTGGCGCCGAAGCAGTGCACGGTGAGTGTGTTTGCGCTGCGGTCGTCGTTGTACAGGTAGTAGGCGCCGCCCACGCGCAGGTTCTTGTTGACGTTGTAGTCGGCACTGAGGGCCACGATGTCCAGGTTGTCGACACCCCTGGCGTTGGTGTTGTCGTTGGAGGTGGTGAAAAGGTCGGAATCGTAGGCGCGGAAGTAGCCCAGGCCAATCGTCGCCGGACCCATGGTGGTCACGCTGTTGATGCCGGCCACGTCGGCGTCGAAGAAGATGCCCTTAAACTTGTCTTTGATCGGCTGGATACCGGCGGTGATCTTGACCGGTGTGGAGGGAATTTTGAAGTCCAGGTAGACCCACTTGGTTTCAAGGTTGACCTGGTCTGCTTCCAGGGCGGCGCCACCATTGCGCGCGGTCTGCTGTGCTCTGTCGCCGAACACGGCGTCGATCTCGAAGGCAGTGACCAGTTTCAGGTCGTCGCTGGCCTTTGCGCTGTAGTAGAAGCGGGTGCGAGTGTCGAAGTAGTTGCTGGTCTTTCTACTGCGGGAGTTGGTGAAGTCATTGTCGCTGTCGCGGAAGATGTAACGGTTACCGACAGCCTCGTAGTTGGTGACGAAGTACTTCATCAGGTAGGATCCGTGGATCTCGTTGTCAAAGGCCAGGGCCGGGGTTGCGGCGGCGCAGAGGGCGCCGGCTGCGGTGATGCTCATCAGGGTTTTGCTAAACTTCATGGTCTTTCTCCTTCGGGATAATATGCTACATGTATGTGCTGCCTACAGGTGCTGCTATCTGTCTGTTCAAAGGCCATGCTCTGTTGTTTACTTCGGTTCACCACCTTTTTCGGAAAGGTAGCTGCTGCCCTACGCGTCGAGCCAATGGGGCTCATCAAAATGCTTTCACAATTTTTGCATAGTTTACCTGATAGAACAGTGGGTTGTCAATAAAAAAAGAGTTAATAATCAGGTTGTTGCAAACTTGTAGCAACTAACGTCGTTTTAATGGCCCCTGTCGCGCCGGTCCGGAGGGGTCTCTTCTCTGCTGTTGTCCTCGGGAACATGGGGAAAGCATTGCAGCTGCCAGAGCATGGTTTGCCGCTATAACGCCGTGTTGCCGGGCAGGGTGTGCGCCCGTCTGCCAAACCGGAGGACACAGGCGATCGAACGTACCAGGCCCGGTGCGGTTCTCTGCACATTTCTATAACGGACTTAAAAAAAAGGCGAAGCATGCGACGTGCTTCGCCTTTTTATATTGTGCTTAATCGGAACCAACAGACTCCGTCAGTGGCCGCACTGGCACAGTTCGGTCAGGATGCCGTTGCTGCTCTTGGGGTGCACGAAGGCGATCTTGGTGCCGTGGGCGCCGTTGCGGGGTGCGCTGTCGATCATGCGGGCGCCGTCGGCTACCATCTTGGCGATGGCGGCGGCGCAGTCGTCAACTTCATAGGCCAGGTGATGCACGCCGGAGCCGTTCTTTTCCAGGAACTTGGCGATGGGGCTGTCTTCGCTGGTCGGCTCCAAAAGCTCGATCTTGGATTCGCCGATCTGCAGCATGGCTACGCGCACTTTCTGCTCGGCAACTTCTTCGATGCCGGCGAAGGGCATGGCCAGGTTGTCGCGGTAGAAGGGAAGGGCTTCTTCCAGTGATTTTACTGCAATGCCGATGTGGTTGATCTTCTTGAGCATTTCATGTCACCTTTCTTGGGAATCAGCACAGGGCCAGGCTTGATCGGCCTGGCCCTGTGAAGTTTGACTGCTGGTTATGAATTACAGGACGACGGTTTCCTGGTGCTTGCCGAAAACGCCCCTGAATACGTCGGCGATTTCGCCCAGGGTTGCGTACACTTTCACCGCTTCCAGGATCAGCGGGATCAGGTTGTCGGTGCCCTTGGCGGCGACTTCCAGTTTCGCCAGAGCTGCCTTGACGGCTGCGCCGTCGCGCTTGGCCTTTACTTCGGCCAGTGCTTTCTTCTGGTTGGTTTCAACTTCGCCCGTAACCTTGAGCAGGCCGGTCGG
Protein-coding regions in this window:
- a CDS encoding porin LamB, with the protein product MKFSKTLMSITAAGALCAAATPALAFDNEIHGSYLMKYFVTNYEAVGNRYIFRDSDNDFTNSRSRKTSNYFDTRTRFYYSAKASDDLKLVTAFEIDAVFGDRAQQTARNGGAALEADQVNLETKWVYLDFKIPSTPVKITAGIQPIKDKFKGIFFDADVAGINSVTTMGPATIGLGYFRAYDSDLFTTSNDNTNARGVDNLDIVALSADYNVNKNLRVGGAYYLYNDDRSANTLTVHCFGANFDAKINKLALSGFAAMQQGEVKNSDVSISALAFNLAAKHPVGPGTLKVAALYTTGDDGDNNTNTAWQAVNQSPNGANNGTNGNTNMTNSYNESGMMLLNRNTSTGGTTTDYHLVQGAGNLDQGVILATIGYDATINPKWYAKTNVGAAWVSSNNSQMTNLKTHGNNFIGTEINLETGYKLYDNLTASVQGAYVILGGYYSDMDNGRDPANPFTARLALNYAF
- the mce gene encoding methylmalonyl-CoA epimerase, with the translated sequence MLKKINHIGIAVKSLEEALPFYRDNLAMPFAGIEEVAEQKVRVAMLQIGESKIELLEPTSEDSPIAKFLEKNGSGVHHLAYEVDDCAAAIAKMVADGARMIDSAPRNGAHGTKIAFVHPKSSNGILTELCQCGH